DNA from Sulfurimonas gotlandica GD1:
TAAGACAGCAAAAAGTGGAGGCAAGAATAGATAGATACTACTTAGACTCTCATATACTGTAAATAACAGCACATATATGAGAGGCGCTAAAGAGTTTTGATTAGAGATACTTCGTTGCATACTGGAAAATGTTTACACTTTATACAATCAGCCCAAATCTTATGTTCAGGAAGCGACTCTTTTGGTATTTCAACGAAACCTAATCTCTCAAAGAAAGGTTGTCTATATGTAAGACATAGAACTTTTTGAAGTCCTAGGTTTTGAGCTTCAACAAGACAAGTTTTAACTAAATTTTCACCTGTTTTTTGCCCTCTAAAGCCTTCTTTGACAATTAGAGATCTGATTTCTGCAAGATATTCCGTATGAATATGCAGTGCGCAGAAACCAATTAGTTCTCCATCTTTAAAACACAGAGTATATGATCTGATATTTGTAGCAACTTCATCGTTACTTCTATTTAAAATAATTCCAGATTCAATTTCAGGTAAAACAAGCTCTTGCATATTTTTTATGTCGCTAAGCTTTGCCTTTTGATAATTAATCATCTATTTCCTCTCGCTCTTGTTCATTTTCATGTAAAATATCATATATAACCTGGATTGCTTTTTGCATCCCTCTTTTTTTAGAGCTAGATACCATCATAGCATTTGGAAACTTTGTTCTTAGTGCATTTTGCTCTTTTTGATTAAGTTTATCTACCTTGGTAAAAATTTGTAATATATATTGATTTTCTCTACAGTTATCAAATAAAAACTCACTCACCGAAGTGTCAATTTCAAGATCTGGATGCCTACAATCAATAAGATGAATAAAAAGTTTAATCTGTTCTCTTTGAGAGATATAATCAGTTAGATTTCTCTCCCAGTCGTACTTCATAGATTTTGAAACTTTTGCATAACCAAAACCTGGCAAATCCACAAATTTAGCAATACTTTTT
Protein-coding regions in this window:
- a CDS encoding N-acetyltransferase, with translation MINYQKAKLSDIKNMQELVLPEIESGIILNRSNDEVATNIRSYTLCFKDGELIGFCALHIHTEYLAEIRSLIVKEGFRGQKTGENLVKTCLVEAQNLGLQKVLCLTYRQPFFERLGFVEIPKESLPEHKIWADCIKCKHFPVCNEVSLIKTL
- the yihA gene encoding ribosome biogenesis GTP-binding protein YihA/YsxC; this encodes MVEIVEAKFVTSAANISGAPETDEQNEVVFMARSNVGKSSLLNALTNHKGLAKVSSTPGKTRLINYFDVTFIDRENSQKSIAKFVDLPGFGYAKVSKSMKYDWERNLTDYISQREQIKLFIHLIDCRHPDLEIDTSVSEFLFDNCRENQYILQIFTKVDKLNQKEQNALRTKFPNAMMVSSSKKRGMQKAIQVIYDILHENEQEREEIDD